The following proteins come from a genomic window of Aptenodytes patagonicus chromosome W, bAptPat1.pri.cur, whole genome shotgun sequence:
- the LOC143172090 gene encoding zinc finger protein 131-like encodes MEAKEMMECIQEFPEHYKVILDRLNEQREQDQFTDITLIVDGHHFKAHKAVLAACSQFFYKFFQDFTQEPLVEIEGVSNMAFRHLIEFTYTAKLMVQGEEEANDVWKAAEYLQMLEAIKALEIRNKENSSPLKSNQTQGKHKLKKRKIAETSNVITETLPSAESEPVEIEVEIAEGTIEVEDDSIETLEVASAEQSIKYIQTTGTSDESALALLADITSKYRQGETKCQIQEEGDSATDHSCKQVEGIEIVELQLSHVKNLFHCEKCNRSFKLFYHFKEHMKTHSTESYKCDICDKRYLRESALKQHLTCYHLDEGGASKKQRPGKKIHICQYCDKQFDHFGHFKEHLRKHTGEKPFECPNCHERFARNSTLKCHLTACQSGAGAKKGRKKLYECQVCNSVFNSWDQFKDHLVIHTGDKPNHCTLCDLWFMQGSELRRHLKDMHNISERIVTEEVLPVEAEPVTSMTIIEQVEQVHVLPVIQVQVDPAQVTVEQMHQDLIQDSQVKGTQMEELQEQVQISYLEVEHIQTEQGAEVHVEQLHVEHVNQIQMEEVQAELIDGTDLEQVEYEIVDQGEAEEKETSQVDDVDKEDHEQAEDLKTQQLVDTQNEKVDD; translated from the exons ATGGAAGCCAAAGAAATGATGGAATGTATCCAGGAATTCCCTGAACACTATAAAGTTATTTTGGATAGACTGAATGAACAACGTGAGCAGGACCAGTTTACAGATATCACTCTGATTGTCGATG GTCACCATTTCAAAGCTCATAAGGCTGTTCTTGCTGCCTGTAGCCAGTTCTTCTACAAATTCTTCCAAGATTTCACTCAGGAGCCCTTGGTGGAGATTGAAG GTGTAAGTAACATGGCATTTCGTCACCTAATTGAGTTCACCTATACAGCAAAACTAATGGTCCAAGGTGAGGAAGAAGCAAATGATGTTTGGAAAGCAGCTGAGTATCTACAGATGTTAGAAGCGATCAAAGCACTTGAAATCAG GAACAAAGAAAATTCATCACCCTTAAAATCAAATCAAACGCAAGGTAAACATAAACTGAAAAAGAGGAAGATAGCTGAAACCTCTAACGTTATCACAGAAACACTGCCATCTGCAGAATCGGAGCCTGTTGAAATTGAGGTTGAGATTGCTGAGGGGACAATTGAAGTGGAAGATGACAGCATTGAAACACTTGAAGTAGCTTCTGCAGAGCAATCCATAAAGTACATACAGACAACGGGTACATCAGATGAATCTGCTTTGGCTCTTTTGGCAGATATCACCAGTAAGTATCGTCAGGGAGAGACAAAATGCCAGATCCAAGAAGAAGGTGATAGTGCAACTGATCACTCGTGCAAACAGGTAGAAGGTATTGAAATTGTGGAACTTCAGCTGTCACACGTGAAGAATTTATTCCACTGTGAGAAATGTAACCgttcatttaaattgttttaccATTTTAAGGAACACATGAAAACACACTCTACTGAGAGTTACAAGTGTGATATATGCGATAAAAGGTACCTACGAGAGAGTGCTTTGAAACAGCACCTCACCTGTTACCACCTTGATGAAGGTGGTGCCAGCAAGAAGCAAAGACCTggcaaaaaaatacatatatgccAGTACTGTGATAAGCAGTTTGACCATTTTGGACATTTTAAAGAGCACCTCCGGAAGCACACAG GTGAAAAACCATTTGAATGTCCAAACTGCCATGAACGTTTTGCTAGGAATAGCACACTCAAATGTCACCTGACGGCCTGTCAGTCTGGAGCTGGAgctaaaaagggaagaaagaagctgTACGAATGTCAG GTTTGTAACAGCGTGTTTAACAGCTGGGATCAATTTAAAGATCACTTGGTAATACACACCGGTGACAAACCCAACCACTGTACCTTATGTGATTTGTGGTTTATGCAAGGCAGTGAGCTGAGAAGGCATCTCAAAGACATGCACAATATTTCAGAACGAATAGTGACAGAAGAGGTTCTTCCAGTGGAAGCTGAACCAGTAACATCAATGACTATAATAGAACAAGTGGAGCAAGTCCATGTCCTACCAGTAATTCAGGTACAAGTGGATCCTGCACAGGTAACTGTGGAACAGATGCACCAGGATCTCATACAGGACAGTCAAGTGAAAGGCACACAGATGGAGGAACTGCAAGAACAGGTGCAAATTAGTTACTTGGAAGTTGAACACATTCAGACTGAACAAGGTGCTGAAGTTCATGTGGAGCAGTTACATGTTGAGCATGTAAATCAAATACAGATGGAAGAAGTACAGGCAGAACTTATAGATGGAACAGACCTGGAACAAGTAGAATATGAAATTGTTGAtcaaggagaagcagaagaaaaggaaactagTCAAGTAGATGATGTAGATAAGGAAGATCATGAACAAGCTGAAGACTTAAAAACTCAACAGTTAGTGGACACACAGAATGAAAAGGTGGATGACTAG